The proteins below are encoded in one region of Equus caballus isolate H_3958 breed thoroughbred chromosome 16, TB-T2T, whole genome shotgun sequence:
- the LOC138917980 gene encoding ral guanine nucleotide dissociation stimulator-like isoform X1 yields MFSCCLPSCGGSGFRKSKRKRLFSHYRHWLGPHLHRLCPTGRRSTQRCMQEAVEELADGFRYSISLDRAQLHPANNSDQGCSESSTQEVVEELTDGFGYSISLDRDQLHHATINNQGCSESEDESTVSVTEACRMRALQAGVMQRLSESVLPAFPSRVLCSVITSLCSYSGSSTAQQALDQLFPRSHLPSIPADALIPFGTHGGSLAHCVQDAGRQHHLPNAIYFLLGTWLGQGQDCREPLQFPCWTLQLATLHVSFGGSHVEDHAYLLPGHLEHLKAIEAKQKEPAPKLLPHPEPEPEPEPAPGLQPSPLPAPPPMAELEPASPASDPTGLEEGAPLASASVPAPELEPTGPWAVTTENQLREEKLNILDLPPQLVAEQLTRMEAELFKKLVPAHCLGSIWSQRDRRDRKFLTPTIRDTVAHTNTLANSVIATCLGALGMTAQDRARMVELWIHVAEGCLGLRNFASFHTIFSALQSPAIKRLKHTWGQVSRERSYTFKKWCRGQQHVSKRLFLKEATSVLATAQRGRHGARERRRQQGVIPSLEMIFSYLELLHDETDYYVEGNVLSCRNEEFKFIKDIEMVQKAANLYTVQPDEHLGAWFQAVEPLSEEASYSLSCQLEPRYQWTRKIRLFFKDKKSQSSSRPGLNTRPPK; encoded by the exons ATGTTCTCCTGTTGTCTCCCGAGTTGTGGAGGCTCCGGCTTCAGGAAATCCAAGAGAAAGAgacttttcagtcactatagacactggcttggccctcacctgcaccgcctCTGTCCAACTGGCAGGAGGAGcactcag agatGCATGCAGGAGGCGGTTGAAGAGCTGGCAGATGGCTTcaggtactccatctccctggaccgGGCGCAGCTCCACCCCGCCAACAATAGtgaccagggctgctctgag agcagCACACAGGAGGTGGTCGAAGAGCTGAcggatggcttcgggtactccatctccctggacagggaccaGCTGCACCATGCCaccatcaataaccagggctgctctgag agtgaagatgagtccactgtgtctgtcactgaggcctgcaggatgcgtgccctccaggcaggtgtgatgcagaggctctcagagtctgtgctgccagccttccccagcagagtcctctgcagtgtcatcacctccctctgcagctactcaggctccagcacagcccagcaggcgctggaccagctgtttcccag GTCCCATCTCCCCTCCATCCCGGCtgatgccctcatcccctttgggacacatggaggcagcttggcccattgtgTGCAGGATGCTGGAAGACagcaccacctcccaaa tgctatctatttcctgctgggaacctggctgggccaaggacaggattgcagggagcccctacagtttccatgctggaccctgcagctggccactctgcacgtcagctttggtggctcacatgtggaggaccatgcctaccttctgccaggaCACCTGGAGCACCTGAAGGCCATTGAGGCcaaacagaaag agccagctccaaagctcctgccacatccagagccagagccagagccagaaccagccCCTGGGCTACAGCCATCTCCActtccagccccaccacccatggcagagctggagccagcgtCACCTGCATCGGACcctacagggctggaggaaggggcaccaTTAGCTTCAGCCTCAGTGCCAGCTCCTGAACTAGAGCCCACtggaccctgggctgtgaccaccgaaaaccagctgcgggaggagaagCTGAACATCTTGGACTTacctccccagctggtggcagagcagctgacaagGATGGAGGCG gagctgttcaagaaattggtgcctgcccactgcctgggctccatctggtccCAGCGAGACCGCAGGGACCGCAAATTCCTGACACCCACCATCCGTGACACTGTGGCACACACGAACACCTTGGCCAACAGTGTCATCGCTACGTGCCTCGGGGCCCTGGgcatgacagcgcaggacagggccaggatgGTAGAGCTGTGGATTCATGTGGCCGAG gGGTGCCTAGGCCTCAGAAATTTCGCATCCTTCCACACGATcttttctgctctgcagagccctgccattaagCGTCTCAAACACACCTGGGGACAAGTGTCCAG ggagaGATCCTACACCTTTAAGAAGTGGTGCAGGGGACAGCAGCACGTGAGCAAGAGACTGTTCCTGAAG gaggcgacctccgtgTTGGCCACTGCACAGAGGGGCCGCCATGGAGCCCGGGAGAGGCggcggcagcag ggtgtcatcccctccctcGAGATGATCTTCAGTTACCTGGAGCTGCTGCATGATGAGACGgattattatgtggag ggcaatgtgctcagCTGTCGGAATGAG gaaTTCAAATTCATCAAGGACATCGAGATGGTCCagaaggctgcaaatctgtacaccgtgcagcccgaTGAGCATTtgggggcctggttccaggccgtggagcccctgagcgAGGAGgcgag ctacagcctgtcctgtcagctggagccacgataccagtggaccagaaagattcgactcttcttcaaAGACAAGAAGAGCCAGTCATCTTCCCGCCCAGGGCTGA ACACCAGGCCCCCAAAATAG
- the LOC138917980 gene encoding ral guanine nucleotide dissociation stimulator-like isoform X2 yields MQEAVEELADGFRYSISLDRAQLHPANNSDQGCSESSTQEVVEELTDGFGYSISLDRDQLHHATINNQGCSESEDESTVSVTEACRMRALQAGVMQRLSESVLPAFPSRVLCSVITSLCSYSGSSTAQQALDQLFPRSHLPSIPADALIPFGTHGGSLAHCVQDAGRQHHLPNAIYFLLGTWLGQGQDCREPLQFPCWTLQLATLHVSFGGSHVEDHAYLLPGHLEHLKAIEAKQKEPAPKLLPHPEPEPEPEPAPGLQPSPLPAPPPMAELEPASPASDPTGLEEGAPLASASVPAPELEPTGPWAVTTENQLREEKLNILDLPPQLVAEQLTRMEAELFKKLVPAHCLGSIWSQRDRRDRKFLTPTIRDTVAHTNTLANSVIATCLGALGMTAQDRARMVELWIHVAEGCLGLRNFASFHTIFSALQSPAIKRLKHTWGQVSRERSYTFKKWCRGQQHVSKRLFLKEATSVLATAQRGRHGARERRRQQGVIPSLEMIFSYLELLHDETDYYVEGNVLSCRNEEFKFIKDIEMVQKAANLYTVQPDEHLGAWFQAVEPLSEEASYSLSCQLEPRYQWTRKIRLFFKDKKSQSSSRPGLNTRPPK; encoded by the exons ATGCAGGAGGCGGTTGAAGAGCTGGCAGATGGCTTcaggtactccatctccctggaccgGGCGCAGCTCCACCCCGCCAACAATAGtgaccagggctgctctgag agcagCACACAGGAGGTGGTCGAAGAGCTGAcggatggcttcgggtactccatctccctggacagggaccaGCTGCACCATGCCaccatcaataaccagggctgctctgag agtgaagatgagtccactgtgtctgtcactgaggcctgcaggatgcgtgccctccaggcaggtgtgatgcagaggctctcagagtctgtgctgccagccttccccagcagagtcctctgcagtgtcatcacctccctctgcagctactcaggctccagcacagcccagcaggcgctggaccagctgtttcccag GTCCCATCTCCCCTCCATCCCGGCtgatgccctcatcccctttgggacacatggaggcagcttggcccattgtgTGCAGGATGCTGGAAGACagcaccacctcccaaa tgctatctatttcctgctgggaacctggctgggccaaggacaggattgcagggagcccctacagtttccatgctggaccctgcagctggccactctgcacgtcagctttggtggctcacatgtggaggaccatgcctaccttctgccaggaCACCTGGAGCACCTGAAGGCCATTGAGGCcaaacagaaag agccagctccaaagctcctgccacatccagagccagagccagagccagaaccagccCCTGGGCTACAGCCATCTCCActtccagccccaccacccatggcagagctggagccagcgtCACCTGCATCGGACcctacagggctggaggaaggggcaccaTTAGCTTCAGCCTCAGTGCCAGCTCCTGAACTAGAGCCCACtggaccctgggctgtgaccaccgaaaaccagctgcgggaggagaagCTGAACATCTTGGACTTacctccccagctggtggcagagcagctgacaagGATGGAGGCG gagctgttcaagaaattggtgcctgcccactgcctgggctccatctggtccCAGCGAGACCGCAGGGACCGCAAATTCCTGACACCCACCATCCGTGACACTGTGGCACACACGAACACCTTGGCCAACAGTGTCATCGCTACGTGCCTCGGGGCCCTGGgcatgacagcgcaggacagggccaggatgGTAGAGCTGTGGATTCATGTGGCCGAG gGGTGCCTAGGCCTCAGAAATTTCGCATCCTTCCACACGATcttttctgctctgcagagccctgccattaagCGTCTCAAACACACCTGGGGACAAGTGTCCAG ggagaGATCCTACACCTTTAAGAAGTGGTGCAGGGGACAGCAGCACGTGAGCAAGAGACTGTTCCTGAAG gaggcgacctccgtgTTGGCCACTGCACAGAGGGGCCGCCATGGAGCCCGGGAGAGGCggcggcagcag ggtgtcatcccctccctcGAGATGATCTTCAGTTACCTGGAGCTGCTGCATGATGAGACGgattattatgtggag ggcaatgtgctcagCTGTCGGAATGAG gaaTTCAAATTCATCAAGGACATCGAGATGGTCCagaaggctgcaaatctgtacaccgtgcagcccgaTGAGCATTtgggggcctggttccaggccgtggagcccctgagcgAGGAGgcgag ctacagcctgtcctgtcagctggagccacgataccagtggaccagaaagattcgactcttcttcaaAGACAAGAAGAGCCAGTCATCTTCCCGCCCAGGGCTGA ACACCAGGCCCCCAAAATAG
- the LOC138917980 gene encoding ral guanine nucleotide dissociation stimulator-like isoform X3 gives MQEAVEELADGFRYSISLDRAQLHPANNSDQGCSESSTQEVVEELTDGFGYSISLDRDQLHHATINNQGCSESEDESTVSVTEACRMRALQAGVMQRLSESVLPAFPSRVLCSVITSLCSYSGSSTAQQALDQLFPSAIYFLLGTWLGQGQDCREPLQFPCWTLQLATLHVSFGGSHVEDHAYLLPGHLEHLKAIEAKQKEPAPKLLPHPEPEPEPEPAPGLQPSPLPAPPPMAELEPASPASDPTGLEEGAPLASASVPAPELEPTGPWAVTTENQLREEKLNILDLPPQLVAEQLTRMEAELFKKLVPAHCLGSIWSQRDRRDRKFLTPTIRDTVAHTNTLANSVIATCLGALGMTAQDRARMVELWIHVAEGCLGLRNFASFHTIFSALQSPAIKRLKHTWGQVSRERSYTFKKWCRGQQHVSKRLFLKEATSVLATAQRGRHGARERRRQQGVIPSLEMIFSYLELLHDETDYYVEGNVLSCRNEEFKFIKDIEMVQKAANLYTVQPDEHLGAWFQAVEPLSEEASYSLSCQLEPRYQWTRKIRLFFKDKKSQSSSRPGLNTRPPK, from the exons ATGCAGGAGGCGGTTGAAGAGCTGGCAGATGGCTTcaggtactccatctccctggaccgGGCGCAGCTCCACCCCGCCAACAATAGtgaccagggctgctctgag agcagCACACAGGAGGTGGTCGAAGAGCTGAcggatggcttcgggtactccatctccctggacagggaccaGCTGCACCATGCCaccatcaataaccagggctgctctgag agtgaagatgagtccactgtgtctgtcactgaggcctgcaggatgcgtgccctccaggcaggtgtgatgcagaggctctcagagtctgtgctgccagccttccccagcagagtcctctgcagtgtcatcacctccctctgcagctactcaggctccagcacagcccagcaggcgctggaccagctgtttcccag tgctatctatttcctgctgggaacctggctgggccaaggacaggattgcagggagcccctacagtttccatgctggaccctgcagctggccactctgcacgtcagctttggtggctcacatgtggaggaccatgcctaccttctgccaggaCACCTGGAGCACCTGAAGGCCATTGAGGCcaaacagaaag agccagctccaaagctcctgccacatccagagccagagccagagccagaaccagccCCTGGGCTACAGCCATCTCCActtccagccccaccacccatggcagagctggagccagcgtCACCTGCATCGGACcctacagggctggaggaaggggcaccaTTAGCTTCAGCCTCAGTGCCAGCTCCTGAACTAGAGCCCACtggaccctgggctgtgaccaccgaaaaccagctgcgggaggagaagCTGAACATCTTGGACTTacctccccagctggtggcagagcagctgacaagGATGGAGGCG gagctgttcaagaaattggtgcctgcccactgcctgggctccatctggtccCAGCGAGACCGCAGGGACCGCAAATTCCTGACACCCACCATCCGTGACACTGTGGCACACACGAACACCTTGGCCAACAGTGTCATCGCTACGTGCCTCGGGGCCCTGGgcatgacagcgcaggacagggccaggatgGTAGAGCTGTGGATTCATGTGGCCGAG gGGTGCCTAGGCCTCAGAAATTTCGCATCCTTCCACACGATcttttctgctctgcagagccctgccattaagCGTCTCAAACACACCTGGGGACAAGTGTCCAG ggagaGATCCTACACCTTTAAGAAGTGGTGCAGGGGACAGCAGCACGTGAGCAAGAGACTGTTCCTGAAG gaggcgacctccgtgTTGGCCACTGCACAGAGGGGCCGCCATGGAGCCCGGGAGAGGCggcggcagcag ggtgtcatcccctccctcGAGATGATCTTCAGTTACCTGGAGCTGCTGCATGATGAGACGgattattatgtggag ggcaatgtgctcagCTGTCGGAATGAG gaaTTCAAATTCATCAAGGACATCGAGATGGTCCagaaggctgcaaatctgtacaccgtgcagcccgaTGAGCATTtgggggcctggttccaggccgtggagcccctgagcgAGGAGgcgag ctacagcctgtcctgtcagctggagccacgataccagtggaccagaaagattcgactcttcttcaaAGACAAGAAGAGCCAGTCATCTTCCCGCCCAGGGCTGA ACACCAGGCCCCCAAAATAG